CCGTAAATGGATTAGATCCAGTAAGTATAGTAGAAATTAGAGAGTTGTTAAAAAAGATTAATAAGGAAAGAGATATAACTATATTAATTTCAAGTCATATATTAGGAGAATTATCAGAGCTAGCTACTTGTTATGGTATTATAAATAATGGTAATCTCATAGAAGAGATTACAGCAAAAGAGTTAAATGAAAAATGTAGACAGTATATAGAGGTAGCAGTAAATGATGCTAAAGAAGCTGTAGTTATTTTAGAAGAAAAATTAGGAATAATAGAATATGAAGTATTATCAAATAACTTAATTAAAATATACAGTAATTTAGATAAATCTGGTGAGATAAACAGCATTTTGGCAACCAATGGAATTATAGTGGAGAGGATATTCTTAAAAGGTCAAAATTTAGAAGAATATTTCTTAACTAAAATTGGGGGTGTAAAAAATGCTTAGAATATTAAAGGCAGAGTTATTTAAATTAAAGAAAAATACTACTTTTAAAGTATTATGTTTGATTATATTATTAATGTCTTTTTTTACTATGGGAATCACAAAGATAATGAGTAGTGAAGGATTTATTGATTCCATTACAAAAGAGATGTCAGAATCAGAAAAACAAATTTTTGAGCAACAAATGCAGGCTATTCCAAATCAAGATAAAGAGATAAAATTATCAACGAATATGGGAATGACTCTTTCTGGAGAGGATCCATTTCATCCTACAGGGAAGGAAGTATTTTATCAATCTTTTGGAACTGGTATTATAGAAATATTTATTGCTGTATTAGTAGGTGCTATGGTGGCAAAAGAATATTCACAAGGAACAATTAAGAACACACTAGCTTATGGTGTAAAGAGATACAAATATTATATTGGAAAAGTTCTAGCAATTTCTATTGGTGTAATTTTGTTATTAGCAATTTTAGTTTCAGTATCTACAGTAGGAATATGTATATTTGAAGGATGGGGTGAAACTTTTGATTTTGGTGAAGTCCTAGAAATTCTAAAGGTATTTGGATTAGCGTCATTAGCAACGATAGCTGTTACATCTCTTATGATGTTGTTAGCAACAGTATTAAAAAGTAACGGATCAACTATCGGAATAGGTATTGTATTATTTTCTGTAATACCAATGTTTTTAGGAATGGCATATGGAATATATGGGTGGTTAGACAATATTTTTAAATTTATCCCGGCATATACTTGGGCAACTGTAGTGAGTTCGTTTGCTAATAATGGAGATTTATTAAGAGCAGCGGTAGTTTCAATAGTTACTTTAGTTATAGCAATTTTGGTGGGAGTTTGTGTAATTAACAAACAAGATATAAAATAAGTGTATTAATTTAGATTTCTTTAAAATAACAACACTTAAGTATAATAGCTTTATATATTGCATTTAGAGCATAATTTTAAAAGTTTAAATTTTCAATTATAGGAGGGAAAGATGAATCTTATATTATTAATAATAATATTGATTTTATTAGCCATTATTATTGGGTATAAAAGAGAAATTAAAAATATGAGTAAGCAGATAAGGAATAGTAATGGCTATTTAACTCCAATAAGAATATCTTCTATAAATAGAGAAATAGAAAATTTAGCGATAGAAATTAATAATTTATATAAAAAAAATCATGAATCGAATTTAAGGGTTAAGGAAAATGATGAAAATCTTAAAGAGAGCATCGCTAGTATGGCTCATGATTTAAGGACTCCTCTTACTTCTATAATGGGATATATGCAGCTTATTGAAAGTGATAGTGTAAAAGAGATAGATAAAAATCGGTATATAAAGATAGTAAAGAAGAGAACAGAAAAATTAAGTAACCTCATAAATTCTTTTTATGACTTATCAAGAATAGAGTGTAATGAGTATAAAATGGATTTAAAATTAGTAGATATCAAGGAAGTATTTTGTGAAGTTTTAGCATTATTTTATGATAATTTTTTAGAGGTAAATATAGAGACAACAGTAGTTATTGATGAAAAAGTTCCTAAGGTTATTGCAGATGAGGGATCAGTAAATAGAGTTTTTTCCAATCTTATAAATAATATATTGAAATATAATAGTGGAGAAGTAAAGTTTATAGTAAAAGATGAAGAAAAGTTTGTAGTAACAACATTTATAAATGATGCACCAGGTTTAAATAACGGAGATATAGAGAAAATTTTCAATAGATTTTATACTGGTGATTTATCGAGAAGTGATAATAGTACAGGGTTAGGATTATCTATTGTAAAAGCTTTGATAGAAGAAATGGGGCATGAGATTAAAGCATCGTTGGAAGAGGGAAAACTAATAATAAATATATTATGGAATAAATAGAAAGGGATGTCGCATTAAAAAACGAAAATTTGTGAGCGATAAATTCTTTTATTATGGCACAGGTTAGAATGCACAGGGCACAAGTAATGTGAAAATTCCTCTTTAGGAGGAATTTTATTATAGTCATGCGGACAGCAAGGTGTTCTCACATTTACTATAAATCCATATATTCACCAAGATATATGAAGGTGCAACCTTCATTAGCCCACTGTAATGACTTTTATAGTAATTGTTATATAAGTAAAAGAATAGCCTAACTTATATCATTCAACTAAGCACTTAAAATTTCAGAAATTCTTCAAGAATTTCATCCATACCTGTGCCCTGTGCCCTCATACTTGTGCCCTGTATGTACCTTTCATTTGCTCTATTTTGCTGAAAAAGCTGCCGCACTTCTTTGTGCGACAGCTCCTTTTTTGATTTTATATAGAAATTTTAACCTTTTTTATTCGTTTTTCATCTACTTCTTCTACTTTAAATAGGACATTGTTATATTCAATGGTGATATCTTCATTAGGTTTTGGTATTCCCCCAATTTCATTAATAAGAAATCCGCCTACAGTATCAGAAATATCTGATTTTACATTTATATCGAGGTAGTTATTTAAATCTACAAGAGAGAGTAACCCATCAACAATGAAGTTATTATTATCGATTTTACAGAAGTAATGATTTTCTATGTCAAACTCATCATCTATATTTCCCATAACTTCTTCTATAATATCTTCAATGGTTACAATTCCAGAAAAACCACCATACTCGTCCACTAATATAGACATATGTTGTTTTGAATCTTGTAATTCTTTAAAAAGAACATCAATATTTTTTGTTTCTGGAACAAAATAAGGTTTTCTCATTATTTTTTCTAAGTTTATGTTATCAAATCCATAATTATATGCTGCTTCAAATATATCCTTAAGATATACAATACCAATAATGTTATCAAGATCATTTGAGTAAACTGGTATTCTTGAATATTGCTCTTCTAACAATTTATCAATGAATTCTTTGATAGGAATATTAATGTCAATAGAAAATGTCTCAGTACTAGGAGTCATAATTTCTTTTGCCATTTTATCATCGAATTCTATGATACTATTAATCATATCCATTTCGGTCTCATTAATAACACCTTGCTCTTGTCCAACTTCAACAAAAGAACGAAGTTCTTCACGAGAGACGCTATCTTCTATAGCATTTTTTTCTATCCCAGTAATTTTAACAAGAAAGTTAGTTGATAAGGAAAGAAATTTTACAAATGGTGAAGCTATAGTAGAAACTATCATTATTGGCTTTACAGAAAACATTGCTAAAGATTCCGCATTTCTAAGAGCAATTCTTTTTGGATATAACTCTCCGAAGACTAATGTGATATAAGATAAAATTATTGTTATACCAATTAGTGAAATTTGATTGCTATAAGGAATATTTACAGATTTTAAAATTTTTGATAAATGACTTGATATTCCTGTTGCAGCGGAGGCACTAGAGAAAAATCCTGCAAGAGTTATTCCTACTTGTATTGTAGCCAATAATTTACTTGGATCATCAGTAAGATTTAATAGTAGTTGTGCTTTTTTATTGCCTTCATTAGCTAAGAGTTTTAATTTATGTTTGTTTACTGATACGATAGCCATTTCTGCTGATGCAAAAAAAGCATTGATTAATGTTAGTATAACAACTAAAAGTAATTGTATAGCAATATTACTCGTCGCGCTAGGGTCTGTTTCCATTTTTTATACACCTCTTTTAATTAATAAAATAATAAGACAATTATACCATAAAATGTAACGAAAGTGGATAAAATAATAATCTAAATTTGTGTTATAGTATAATAAGACAAGTAAATTTACTAAAGAAGGCGAGGAATGTTTATGATAAAGCTTATTGCATCAGATATGGATGGAACTTTACTTGGAAGTGATCATAAAATATCAAAAGAAAATTTAAAAGCTATAAAAATGGCAGAAGAGAAAGGCATAGATTTTGCTATAGTAACAGGAAGAAAATATGAAGATGTTGAACCATTTTTAAAAGAAGCAGGATTGAAGTGTCAATGTGTAGTTATGAATGGTGCCGAGTATCGTGATTATGATGGTAGCATAATAGAGAAAGTATATATAGATAAAATAAAGGCAAGAGAAGTTATAGAGAAGGTAAACAAAAAAGGTGTAGCATTACAAATATATACCAATAAGGGGATGTGGACTACAGAGACAAAAGAACAGGCATTAGAAGATACTGCTCATATGCTTGAAATTTTTATGAATATATCCTTTGAAGAGGCATTAAAAATAGCAGTTAATCATCCAGAGTATACAAGTTTAAATTATATTAGTGATTTAGATGAATTCTTTAATAGTGATGTTGAAATAGCAAAATTTGTTGCCTTTTATGATAGTGAAGAAACTACTAATAAAGTTAAAAAGGAATTAAGTGATATTGAAGGAATTGCAGTATCAGGAAGTTTTCATAGAAATA
Above is a genomic segment from Clostridium bornimense containing:
- a CDS encoding ABC transporter permease subunit → MLRILKAELFKLKKNTTFKVLCLIILLMSFFTMGITKIMSSEGFIDSITKEMSESEKQIFEQQMQAIPNQDKEIKLSTNMGMTLSGEDPFHPTGKEVFYQSFGTGIIEIFIAVLVGAMVAKEYSQGTIKNTLAYGVKRYKYYIGKVLAISIGVILLLAILVSVSTVGICIFEGWGETFDFGEVLEILKVFGLASLATIAVTSLMMLLATVLKSNGSTIGIGIVLFSVIPMFLGMAYGIYGWLDNIFKFIPAYTWATVVSSFANNGDLLRAAVVSIVTLVIAILVGVCVINKQDIK
- a CDS encoding sensor histidine kinase → MNLILLIIILILLAIIIGYKREIKNMSKQIRNSNGYLTPIRISSINREIENLAIEINNLYKKNHESNLRVKENDENLKESIASMAHDLRTPLTSIMGYMQLIESDSVKEIDKNRYIKIVKKRTEKLSNLINSFYDLSRIECNEYKMDLKLVDIKEVFCEVLALFYDNFLEVNIETTVVIDEKVPKVIADEGSVNRVFSNLINNILKYNSGEVKFIVKDEEKFVVTTFINDAPGLNNGDIEKIFNRFYTGDLSRSDNSTGLGLSIVKALIEEMGHEIKASLEEGKLIINILWNK
- a CDS encoding hemolysin family protein, with protein sequence METDPSATSNIAIQLLLVVILTLINAFFASAEMAIVSVNKHKLKLLANEGNKKAQLLLNLTDDPSKLLATIQVGITLAGFFSSASAATGISSHLSKILKSVNIPYSNQISLIGITIILSYITLVFGELYPKRIALRNAESLAMFSVKPIMIVSTIASPFVKFLSLSTNFLVKITGIEKNAIEDSVSREELRSFVEVGQEQGVINETEMDMINSIIEFDDKMAKEIMTPSTETFSIDINIPIKEFIDKLLEEQYSRIPVYSNDLDNIIGIVYLKDIFEAAYNYGFDNINLEKIMRKPYFVPETKNIDVLFKELQDSKQHMSILVDEYGGFSGIVTIEDIIEEVMGNIDDEFDIENHYFCKIDNNNFIVDGLLSLVDLNNYLDINVKSDISDTVGGFLINEIGGIPKPNEDITIEYNNVLFKVEEVDEKRIKKVKISI
- a CDS encoding Cof-type HAD-IIB family hydrolase, with translation MIKLIASDMDGTLLGSDHKISKENLKAIKMAEEKGIDFAIVTGRKYEDVEPFLKEAGLKCQCVVMNGAEYRDYDGSIIEKVYIDKIKAREVIEKVNKKGVALQIYTNKGMWTTETKEQALEDTAHMLEIFMNISFEEALKIAVNHPEYTSLNYISDLDEFFNSDVEIAKFVAFYDSEETTNKVKKELSDIEGIAVSGSFHRNIEINNIEAQKGLILAKVAKKLGIEKDEVIVLGDSFNDYSMFKEFPISFAMGNAIDEIKAIAKYITDTNYNDGVAKAIYKVINE